The following are encoded together in the Flavobacterium sp. TR2 genome:
- a CDS encoding SusC/RagA family TonB-linked outer membrane protein, producing MNRKLIRVIYFIPLLLCLWLPNISFAQAQKTISGKVTDDKNNTLPGVSISIKDSKYNAGTDIDGNYTLVYPSTLENPVIVFSYVGFISVSESINNRSELNLVMQEETNKLNEVVIIGYGSQKKSNVTGAISTVKKESLETRATTSPSEALQGLVAGVNVQKSGGVAGASVSVKIRGVNTFGATEPLYIIDGFQGSINTVNPTNIESMEVLKDGAAAAIYGSVAANGVIIVTTKNGQKEGVKVDFSSFLSITNPSKTLDMLDADGYRTVNKRMYDEYNKYATSPKPLPAYITEPSDVNTDWQDEVFRSGLTQNYGLGIQGRQGDFKFALYGNYVKQKGIVIDNEFGQQTGSARVSFKKSIFDIDGKMAYMGTQNALPNFQLKEVYTMAPLVPVYDDTEEYGYGLANKNGLPAGTNPVAEEHFRKSNDIGQDITANIAATANIAPWLKYKLAYSYRVKNNQQTFHFPPYIANPKEVHLYPLHRELRTTWNEQILDNIITIDKTFGKHVFGLMLGNTFNSQASNWNDVSVEGKTTDYTVENGQLVSIDRPSGFLDPGFETIGAGKGGTYSADGSKFQYNRVSFFSRLNYSYNDRYLLQVTVRKDGSSKFGQDSRWGTFPSIALGWKIEQEDFFPKDMILSTLKLRASWGQLGNEAALGYYSANTLIKTGNSLGSGYVQGIGSNPWPGSIATALENRNLQWETTDSKNIGIDYTLLNGKISGSMNYYHNVTDNLLITKKLAPSAGIDDPVLNVGKISNSGFEFEASYRDQVNEFKYNVGLNFTTLKNRVEQLANDGQTIYGEGLKYGDEHFPTQARVGSPISGFYLYKTDGIFQSAEEVAAHNKNGVLLQPNAQPGDIRFKDLNGDGVIDENDKAYAGTGLPKLEVNLSLGASYKGFDFSALIGSGWGNKLYNGNRYFYESMNAGTNMLASTLNSWTPENHSNIPRAVLQDPNGNSRESDRFLESGDFIRMRQLQFGYTIPNKLLGKAKIDKLRFYISAENLFTITNYSGIDPEFSRASVIDTGVDRFVYPFTRSFVSGVQYIF from the coding sequence AGAAAACTAATTAGGGTAATTTATTTTATTCCTCTGCTGTTATGCTTGTGGCTGCCAAACATCAGTTTTGCACAAGCGCAAAAAACAATTTCAGGAAAAGTTACGGATGATAAAAATAATACGCTGCCTGGCGTAAGTATTTCGATCAAAGATTCTAAATACAATGCAGGAACAGACATTGATGGAAATTACACCTTAGTATATCCATCGACGTTGGAGAATCCGGTTATTGTTTTTTCTTATGTAGGATTTATATCCGTAAGCGAGAGCATAAACAATCGTTCAGAACTTAATCTGGTTATGCAGGAAGAAACCAATAAACTGAATGAGGTTGTTATTATCGGTTATGGTTCTCAAAAGAAAAGTAATGTTACGGGAGCCATTTCTACGGTTAAGAAAGAAAGCTTGGAAACTCGTGCCACAACAAGTCCGTCTGAGGCGCTTCAGGGTCTAGTTGCGGGGGTAAACGTGCAAAAGAGCGGTGGTGTGGCAGGAGCCTCTGTGAGCGTAAAAATTCGTGGTGTAAATACTTTTGGAGCAACAGAACCGCTTTATATCATTGATGGATTTCAAGGTTCTATTAACACTGTAAACCCAACAAATATAGAATCGATGGAGGTTCTTAAAGATGGTGCCGCAGCCGCAATTTACGGATCTGTAGCTGCAAATGGGGTAATTATCGTAACCACTAAAAACGGACAGAAAGAAGGCGTAAAAGTAGATTTCAGTTCTTTCTTAAGCATTACAAACCCATCAAAAACATTAGATATGTTAGATGCTGACGGTTATCGTACGGTCAACAAAAGAATGTATGATGAATACAACAAATATGCAACTTCGCCAAAACCGCTTCCAGCTTATATTACAGAACCGTCAGATGTAAATACAGATTGGCAGGACGAAGTTTTCCGTTCGGGACTTACTCAAAACTATGGTTTAGGAATTCAAGGAAGACAAGGCGATTTTAAATTTGCACTTTATGGTAACTACGTAAAGCAAAAAGGTATCGTAATCGATAACGAATTTGGGCAGCAAACAGGTAGCGCGAGAGTTAGTTTCAAAAAATCGATTTTTGATATTGATGGAAAAATGGCTTACATGGGAACTCAAAACGCATTGCCAAATTTTCAGTTGAAAGAGGTTTACACTATGGCTCCTTTGGTTCCAGTTTATGACGATACAGAAGAATACGGTTACGGACTTGCCAATAAAAATGGTTTACCGGCAGGAACAAACCCAGTTGCCGAAGAACATTTTAGAAAAAGCAATGATATCGGACAAGACATTACCGCTAACATTGCAGCAACAGCAAACATTGCGCCTTGGCTAAAATACAAACTGGCTTATTCTTACCGCGTAAAAAACAATCAGCAGACATTCCATTTTCCTCCATATATTGCAAATCCAAAAGAGGTGCACCTTTATCCGTTGCATAGAGAGTTGAGAACAACTTGGAACGAGCAGATATTGGATAATATTATCACTATTGATAAAACTTTCGGAAAACACGTTTTTGGTTTAATGTTGGGTAATACGTTCAACAGTCAGGCATCAAACTGGAATGATGTTAGCGTTGAAGGTAAAACAACAGATTATACTGTAGAAAACGGACAGCTGGTTTCAATTGACCGCCCTTCTGGATTTCTTGACCCTGGTTTTGAAACCATTGGCGCAGGAAAAGGAGGTACGTATTCTGCCGATGGCTCAAAATTTCAATACAACAGAGTATCATTCTTTAGCAGGTTAAATTACTCTTACAACGATCGTTACTTATTGCAAGTAACAGTTAGAAAAGATGGTTCTTCTAAATTTGGACAAGACAGCCGTTGGGGAACTTTCCCATCTATCGCTTTAGGATGGAAAATCGAACAGGAAGATTTCTTCCCAAAAGACATGATTCTTTCTACTTTAAAATTGCGTGCAAGCTGGGGACAATTGGGTAACGAAGCTGCTCTAGGATATTATTCTGCAAATACTTTAATCAAAACGGGTAATTCATTAGGAAGCGGTTATGTTCAAGGAATAGGAAGCAACCCTTGGCCAGGAAGCATTGCGACAGCTTTAGAAAATAGAAACCTGCAATGGGAGACCACAGATTCTAAAAATATCGGTATAGATTATACGCTTTTAAATGGAAAAATTAGCGGTTCGATGAACTACTACCATAACGTGACAGATAACTTATTGATTACAAAAAAACTTGCTCCATCAGCTGGAATTGATGATCCAGTTCTTAACGTAGGTAAAATCAGCAATAGCGGATTTGAATTTGAAGCAAGCTACCGCGATCAGGTTAACGAATTTAAGTACAACGTAGGATTAAACTTTACGACACTTAAAAACAGAGTAGAACAATTGGCTAATGACGGACAGACTATTTATGGTGAAGGATTAAAGTACGGAGACGAACACTTTCCAACACAGGCTCGTGTAGGAAGCCCAATCAGCGGATTCTATTTATACAAAACAGACGGTATTTTCCAATCAGCAGAAGAAGTGGCGGCACACAATAAAAACGGTGTTTTATTGCAGCCAAATGCTCAGCCTGGAGATATTCGTTTCAAAGATTTGAACGGAGACGGTGTTATCGACGAAAATGATAAAGCGTATGCAGGAACAGGATTGCCAAAACTGGAAGTAAACCTTAGTTTGGGTGCAAGCTATAAAGGATTTGATTTTTCTGCCTTGATCGGAAGCGGATGGGGGAATAAATTATACAACGGAAATAGATATTTTTATGAGTCTATGAATGCAGGAACCAATATGTTGGCTTCTACATTAAACTCTTGGACACCAGAAAACCACAGCAATATTCCTCGTGCCGTATTGCAGGATCCTAACGGAAACAGCCGTGAATCAGATCGTTTTCTTGAAAGCGGAGATTTTATCAGAATGCGCCAATTGCAATTTGGATATACGATTCCAAACAAATTGTTAGGAAAAGCAAAAATCGACAAACTTAGATTTTACATCAGCGCCGAAAACTTGTTTACCATTACCAATTATTCAGGTATTGATCCAGAATTTTCACGTGCCTCTGTAATCGATACAGGTGTTGACCGTTTTGTTTATCCATTTACAAGATCGTTTGTTTCTGGAGTTCAGTATATATTTTAA
- a CDS encoding RagB/SusD family nutrient uptake outer membrane protein yields the protein MKKIFLILSALGLFTFASCDDYLDQQSPDQLTSENFWRNKADAESALAATYAQLECAVDEWAFAEVKWPVEAYREDINELGSDALNYQNWVELSTFTYTNGNSQFTSYWRINYRGISNANQVIDKLPQVPAAKITEEDRKQIEAEARFLRAYYHMKLILNWDKIYIRNKYVTKESDLNVPLSSRAEAWDFITSEFKAVAAILPAKQSADKTGRATSGAANSYLGFAYLTRAYEETAQKQTFLNEALTALNKVQGYELVKDYVSMFDGTVKNTKESIFELQFSETTANGAFYRNALHYWMAAAELGGWDEILPSPMLVNEFKKEGKIATTGNYDSRLYSTIFFKDPYFNDPDNPLVLGTTYDDKFGDTDKPVYRKFIPSTQEKMDQEFTAINVPLMRYSNVLLMQAEALNELGRPGEAIPYINKVRERADMPAMTGTTAAQVKAQIEHERILEFPLENYRFYDLRRWGKTKEALDAVGRTGFDATKNNFYPIPLTETQTN from the coding sequence ATGAAAAAGATATTTTTAATATTATCCGCTTTAGGTTTATTCACTTTTGCAAGCTGTGATGACTATCTGGACCAGCAATCTCCCGATCAGCTTACGTCAGAGAATTTCTGGAGAAACAAAGCCGATGCCGAATCAGCTTTGGCGGCAACTTATGCACAGTTAGAATGTGCTGTAGACGAATGGGCTTTCGCCGAAGTAAAATGGCCGGTTGAGGCGTATCGTGAAGACATAAACGAATTGGGAAGCGATGCCTTGAACTACCAAAACTGGGTAGAACTTTCGACTTTTACCTATACAAACGGAAACAGCCAGTTTACGAGCTATTGGAGAATTAACTATAGAGGAATCAGTAATGCCAATCAGGTTATCGATAAATTGCCACAGGTTCCTGCAGCAAAAATAACTGAAGAGGACCGTAAGCAAATTGAGGCAGAAGCACGTTTCTTACGTGCATATTACCATATGAAACTGATTTTGAACTGGGATAAGATTTACATCAGAAACAAATACGTTACAAAAGAAAGCGATCTAAACGTTCCTTTGTCAAGCCGTGCAGAAGCTTGGGATTTTATTACAAGCGAGTTTAAAGCGGTAGCGGCTATCTTGCCTGCCAAACAATCTGCAGATAAAACAGGACGCGCAACAAGCGGTGCAGCCAACAGCTATTTAGGATTTGCCTATTTGACCAGAGCTTATGAAGAAACAGCTCAGAAACAGACTTTCTTAAATGAAGCTTTAACAGCATTGAATAAAGTGCAAGGATATGAGTTGGTTAAAGATTATGTTTCTATGTTTGACGGAACAGTGAAAAACACCAAAGAATCAATCTTCGAACTTCAGTTTTCAGAAACTACGGCAAACGGTGCATTTTACCGCAATGCGCTTCACTACTGGATGGCGGCAGCAGAACTTGGCGGATGGGACGAAATTCTTCCTAGCCCAATGCTTGTAAATGAGTTTAAAAAAGAAGGGAAAATAGCAACTACAGGAAACTACGATTCACGTTTGTACAGCACAATTTTCTTCAAAGATCCGTATTTTAATGATCCTGATAATCCATTGGTATTAGGAACAACATACGACGATAAGTTTGGAGATACAGACAAACCGGTGTACCGCAAATTTATTCCAAGTACGCAGGAAAAAATGGATCAGGAATTTACAGCAATCAACGTTCCTTTAATGCGTTATTCAAATGTATTATTGATGCAGGCAGAAGCTTTAAACGAATTGGGACGCCCGGGAGAAGCAATTCCGTATATCAACAAAGTTCGTGAAAGAGCAGATATGCCAGCCATGACAGGAACAACCGCTGCGCAGGTAAAGGCACAAATTGAACATGAAAGAATTTTGGAGTTCCCTCTTGAAAATTACCGTTTTTATGATTTGCGCCGTTGGGGAAAAACAAAAGAAGCGCTTGATGCTGTAGGACGTACAGGTTTTGATGCTACAAAAAATAACTTTTACCCAATTCCGTTGACAGAAACACAAACGAATTAA
- a CDS encoding MGH1-like glycoside hydrolase domain-containing protein: MDKKKKLFILAAFFIIQAGWSQKSFPNLESGKNSINFKGNPKNATDRKSLAFSDKGAWFGFGFLEPSDIQGGFSGPFLMTEQNGVWLSASFVSLQLKDENKQEIISWKNTLAAQNSYNSHLEQQFKNEKLEVKQQLVFLSGHSALQKTAITNKTAKTITIFPSYNATLFLDDLQLSKENNILKISSAKSIAVGYIQFLRSKAEIEISKQGYQAQTEKLVLKPNETKEIIVSQSFIFPQYSWKTENETIQKTVFTTLLNNTQKEKEKQLAQLIAKKKNIYKDQIYSDLVSKLVLTLQTNTRIAAEGLKHEGLFPSYNYEWFHGFWAWDSWKHAVAVANYDSELAKNQMRALFDYQEPNGFIPDCIYRNNLLEENNYRNTKAPLAAWAIWKIYEKTKDIGFIKEFYPKLKLYHNWWYKERDHDQDGLCEFGSTDGTVIAAKWESGMDNAVRFDDSKILKNGEKAYSLDQESVDLNSFLFAEKNYLNKMAAVLKLNEEAKKWSEESAALKLKIQNQFWDAATGWFYDTTIDGKTLIKAMGCEGYCPIWAEAASAEQVKSAKSNMLDTASLNTFVPLPTLAANHPKFKPDNGYWRGPVWLDQSYFGINGLEKYGYTNEANELAHKLMHNAEGVLDKGTSIRENYQPVTGKGLEAFNFSWSASHYLMLLLEDK; encoded by the coding sequence ATGGACAAAAAGAAAAAACTTTTTATTCTTGCTGCCTTTTTTATAATACAAGCAGGTTGGTCTCAGAAGAGCTTTCCAAATTTAGAGTCAGGTAAAAACAGTATCAATTTTAAAGGAAACCCCAAAAATGCCACTGATAGAAAATCATTAGCTTTTTCAGATAAAGGCGCTTGGTTCGGATTTGGATTTTTGGAACCATCCGACATTCAGGGTGGATTTTCAGGACCTTTCCTAATGACCGAACAAAATGGAGTTTGGTTAAGCGCTTCTTTTGTTTCATTACAATTAAAAGACGAAAACAAACAGGAAATCATCAGCTGGAAAAATACACTTGCAGCACAAAACAGCTACAACAGCCATTTGGAACAGCAGTTTAAGAATGAAAAATTAGAAGTAAAACAGCAGTTGGTGTTTTTGTCAGGTCATTCAGCTTTGCAAAAAACAGCCATAACAAACAAAACAGCGAAGACAATAACTATTTTTCCTTCGTATAATGCCACTCTTTTTTTAGATGATTTGCAATTGTCGAAAGAGAATAACATTCTAAAAATCAGTTCTGCTAAAAGCATTGCTGTAGGTTACATCCAATTCCTGAGATCAAAAGCTGAGATTGAAATTTCAAAACAAGGATACCAAGCGCAGACAGAAAAACTGGTCTTGAAGCCAAATGAAACCAAAGAAATTATCGTTTCTCAAAGTTTTATTTTTCCGCAATATTCATGGAAAACAGAAAACGAAACCATACAAAAAACGGTTTTTACTACACTATTAAACAACACACAAAAAGAAAAAGAAAAGCAATTGGCACAATTAATTGCTAAAAAGAAAAACATTTATAAAGACCAAATTTATTCTGATTTGGTTTCAAAACTGGTATTGACCTTACAAACCAATACCCGAATCGCAGCCGAAGGCTTAAAACACGAAGGCCTTTTTCCGAGTTACAATTACGAGTGGTTTCATGGTTTTTGGGCGTGGGACAGCTGGAAACACGCTGTGGCAGTTGCTAACTATGATTCAGAATTAGCCAAAAATCAAATGCGTGCTCTATTTGATTATCAGGAACCAAATGGTTTTATCCCTGATTGCATTTATAGAAATAATCTTCTGGAAGAAAATAACTACCGCAATACAAAAGCGCCACTTGCAGCTTGGGCCATCTGGAAAATTTATGAAAAGACAAAAGATATTGGCTTCATAAAAGAATTTTATCCTAAGTTGAAATTATACCATAATTGGTGGTACAAAGAACGAGATCACGATCAGGATGGTCTGTGTGAGTTTGGATCAACTGATGGAACTGTGATTGCAGCAAAATGGGAGAGCGGCATGGATAACGCAGTTCGTTTTGATGACAGCAAGATTCTGAAAAACGGCGAAAAAGCATATTCATTAGACCAGGAAAGCGTCGATTTGAATTCATTTTTATTTGCCGAAAAAAACTATCTCAATAAAATGGCCGCAGTTTTAAAACTAAATGAAGAAGCCAAAAAATGGAGCGAAGAAAGTGCCGCTTTGAAACTGAAAATTCAAAATCAGTTTTGGGATGCGGCAACAGGCTGGTTTTATGATACTACAATTGACGGCAAAACATTGATAAAAGCAATGGGATGCGAGGGATATTGTCCGATATGGGCAGAAGCAGCTTCTGCTGAACAAGTAAAATCGGCAAAAAGCAATATGCTTGATACTGCTAGTCTGAATACTTTTGTTCCGCTGCCTACATTGGCGGCCAACCACCCAAAGTTCAAACCGGATAACGGTTACTGGAGAGGCCCAGTTTGGCTGGATCAAAGTTATTTCGGCATCAACGGATTAGAAAAATACGGCTACACAAACGAAGCAAATGAATTGGCGCATAAACTTATGCATAATGCTGAAGGAGTTTTGGATAAAGGTACGTCAATACGAGAAAACTATCAGCCCGTAACAGGAAAAGGATTAGAAGCTTTCAACTTCAGCTGGTCGGCTTCGCATTATTTAATGCTGCTTTTAGAGGATAAATAA
- a CDS encoding beta-galactosidase, with amino-acid sequence MFNYNIPFTKIITAGLLIASCNLTPVFAQSKKSAVSENKDPQRFFSKPDLMQIGVYYYPEQWPREQWERDLKNIKKLGFEFTHFAEFAWTFMEPEEGKYDFKWLDDALAIAEKQGLKVIMCTPTPTPPAWMGEKYPEIYLVDASGRRREHGNRANQSVSNEKYREFVAKIVTELGKRYGKNKNVIGWQVDNEPGAPDDFSPSAQKGFQKWLKAKYGTIEKLNAEWVASFWSIRYNNFEQIAIPNAEIYFEDKLSPHAILDFKRYTADSQAEYLNLQAETLRKYIDPKQWITTNYTNVVYGADPRRTDKMDFATYTMYPVSGRNQLGGQNFRMGHPNKISEANDYYRSINGVTGVMEMQPGQVNWASINPQLLPGTVHMWISQAFGGGCSFTCTYRYRHPLGSSEMYHDGIVGTDGVTLTTGGKEFVQSIEDMKLLRKEYDPKAVIPQEIAKRKTGFLWSHENLWDLENQKQTEFWSTWRHRNTYTSAVKSTGAPMDFITEESDFSAYPFIVAPAYQLIDQKLVDKWTKYVENGGNLILSCRTGQKDKNGHFFEANWSGPIVPLIGADVEFFDMLVEDVNGTINAGNNTYKWNVWADVLNPKQGTEVLASYADQFYKGKAAAITRKLGKGTVTYIGAESKDGNLERQVVRTVYERAKVAIDDLPKGVYVEWRDGFYVGVNYTNETVNLPIPAGSKILVGKNPLEPAQAVIWK; translated from the coding sequence ATGTTTAACTACAATATACCTTTTACAAAAATAATAACGGCTGGTTTGCTTATAGCCAGCTGTAATTTGACGCCTGTTTTTGCGCAGAGCAAAAAAAGCGCAGTTTCAGAAAATAAAGACCCACAGCGATTTTTCTCAAAGCCAGATTTAATGCAGATTGGGGTTTATTATTATCCTGAACAATGGCCAAGAGAACAATGGGAACGCGATTTAAAAAACATTAAAAAACTTGGATTTGAGTTTACGCATTTTGCCGAATTCGCATGGACTTTCATGGAACCTGAAGAAGGCAAATACGACTTTAAATGGCTGGACGATGCGTTGGCAATTGCCGAAAAACAAGGTCTGAAAGTAATTATGTGCACGCCAACGCCAACACCTCCTGCGTGGATGGGAGAGAAATATCCGGAAATTTATCTGGTAGATGCAAGCGGGCGACGCAGAGAGCACGGAAACAGAGCAAACCAATCGGTTTCTAATGAAAAGTACAGAGAATTTGTGGCTAAAATTGTGACTGAATTAGGAAAAAGGTACGGTAAAAATAAAAACGTCATAGGCTGGCAGGTGGATAACGAACCAGGAGCGCCAGATGATTTTAGCCCTTCGGCACAAAAAGGTTTTCAGAAGTGGCTGAAAGCAAAATATGGCACAATCGAAAAATTAAATGCAGAATGGGTAGCCAGTTTCTGGAGCATTAGATACAATAATTTTGAACAGATTGCCATTCCAAATGCTGAGATTTATTTTGAAGACAAACTAAGTCCCCATGCTATTTTGGATTTCAAAAGATACACGGCAGACTCACAAGCAGAATATTTGAATCTGCAGGCCGAAACACTTCGAAAATACATCGATCCAAAACAATGGATAACAACAAATTATACCAATGTCGTTTATGGAGCAGACCCTCGAAGAACTGATAAAATGGACTTTGCAACCTACACGATGTATCCGGTAAGCGGCAGAAATCAGTTGGGCGGACAAAACTTTAGAATGGGGCATCCTAATAAAATTTCTGAAGCCAATGATTATTACCGATCTATAAATGGCGTGACAGGAGTTATGGAAATGCAGCCGGGACAAGTAAACTGGGCGAGCATTAATCCGCAATTGCTTCCTGGAACCGTTCATATGTGGATTTCTCAAGCTTTTGGCGGAGGCTGTTCTTTTACCTGCACGTATAGATACAGACACCCTCTAGGAAGCAGCGAAATGTATCATGATGGAATTGTGGGAACAGATGGCGTGACTTTGACAACAGGAGGAAAAGAGTTTGTGCAATCAATTGAAGACATGAAATTGCTTCGTAAAGAATATGATCCAAAAGCAGTGATTCCGCAGGAAATTGCAAAAAGAAAAACGGGTTTTTTATGGAGCCACGAAAACCTGTGGGATTTGGAAAATCAGAAGCAAACCGAATTTTGGAGCACTTGGAGACATAGAAATACCTATACTTCGGCTGTAAAATCGACAGGTGCGCCAATGGATTTTATTACAGAAGAAAGCGATTTTTCTGCTTATCCGTTTATCGTTGCGCCAGCTTATCAATTAATTGATCAAAAACTGGTAGACAAATGGACCAAATATGTTGAAAATGGCGGAAATTTAATCCTTTCGTGCCGTACAGGCCAAAAAGATAAAAACGGCCACTTCTTTGAAGCCAATTGGAGCGGGCCAATCGTGCCATTGATAGGGGCTGACGTGGAGTTTTTTGATATGCTGGTTGAAGATGTCAACGGAACAATTAATGCAGGAAACAATACCTATAAATGGAACGTTTGGGCAGATGTTTTAAATCCGAAACAAGGAACAGAAGTTTTGGCTTCTTATGCCGATCAGTTTTACAAAGGCAAGGCTGCGGCAATTACCAGAAAACTAGGAAAAGGAACAGTTACGTATATCGGTGCCGAAAGTAAAGATGGAAATCTGGAAAGACAAGTGGTGAGAACGGTATACGAGCGCGCAAAAGTTGCTATTGACGATCTGCCAAAAGGCGTTTATGTAGAATGGCGCGACGGTTTTTATGTAGGTGTAAATTATACCAATGAAACTGTAAATCTGCCAATTCCTGCAGGAAGTAAAATACTGGTTGGAAAAAATCCATTAGAACCGGCACAAGCCGTTATTTGGAAATAA
- a CDS encoding aminotransferase class III-fold pyridoxal phosphate-dependent enzyme, with protein MTFSEAIIQDLVKEHYGLNVAVKALNGYDELNFLLSNEKNEKYILKVSNESHPFPFLEAQAAIIRHLTKSSISDCFQHFCLNKEGEELTKIATDSQTYYIRILNFLEGIFWVEEKNKNSELHYNLGSFLGNMDAALANFSHPAMHRNYTWDISRASEAGDNLKYILNHERRRIAGYFLLQFDTEVLPNIHRLRHAYIHNDANDYNVLVQGNRVSGLIDFGDMVYTALINNLAIACVYAMLDEEDPLGVAATIVKGYHESYALTEQELDLLYYLIAGRLCISVTQSAYNASLDSNNEHHFVTEKPAWDLLYKLIKINPIKAQDAFRKACGFDGLINSDDYSELLEIRKKKIGRNLSIGYKDKLKIVKGALQYLYDDKGRTFVDCVNNPSHVGHCHPVVVRKMQHQIATLNTNTRYLNDAITDYAKKLTATLPEKLSVCYFVNSGSEANDLAIRMSRHFTKQKDIIVLDHAYHGTSTVAMEMSPYKFDSKGGSGQMPWIHKAINPDLYRGPYKYGDETAGEKYAADVQRIIEDLKKEDKAPAVFICETLLGVGGQIPLPQNYLKTVYEYVRAAGGVCIADEVQVGFGRIGDHFWGFELQNVVPDIVVLGKPIGNGHPLAAVIVTEEIAEAFNNGLEYFNTFGGNPVSMATGLAVLEVIEQEEMQQHALETGNYLMEGLKELMKKHPIISDVRGHGLFIGAEMVKDRTTMEPAIPEIDIVVEKLKANGYLLSTDGPLHNVLKIKPPMPFNKQNADEMVALLDVALSEL; from the coding sequence ATGACTTTTTCAGAAGCAATTATTCAGGATTTAGTAAAAGAACACTACGGATTAAATGTAGCCGTAAAAGCATTAAATGGATATGATGAATTGAACTTTCTTCTTTCTAATGAGAAAAATGAAAAATATATTCTAAAGGTATCCAATGAGAGTCATCCATTTCCATTTTTGGAAGCGCAGGCAGCCATTATCAGGCATCTGACCAAAAGCAGCATTTCAGATTGTTTTCAGCATTTTTGCTTGAATAAAGAAGGAGAGGAGCTCACAAAAATAGCAACGGATTCTCAAACGTATTATATCCGAATTTTAAACTTTCTAGAAGGAATTTTTTGGGTTGAAGAAAAGAACAAAAACAGCGAACTGCATTACAATTTAGGTTCGTTTCTAGGTAATATGGACGCTGCGCTGGCCAATTTTTCTCATCCGGCAATGCATCGAAATTATACTTGGGATATTAGCCGTGCAAGTGAGGCGGGAGATAACTTAAAATATATTCTAAATCACGAAAGAAGACGTATTGCGGGTTATTTTCTATTGCAGTTTGATACTGAAGTACTGCCCAACATACACCGTTTGAGGCACGCCTATATTCATAATGATGCAAATGACTACAATGTATTAGTGCAAGGAAACCGTGTCAGCGGTCTGATTGATTTTGGCGATATGGTATACACCGCTTTAATCAATAATCTGGCGATTGCTTGCGTGTATGCTATGTTGGATGAAGAAGATCCGTTGGGCGTAGCGGCGACAATTGTGAAAGGATATCATGAGTCATACGCACTTACAGAACAGGAATTAGATCTGCTGTACTATTTGATTGCAGGAAGACTTTGCATCAGCGTAACGCAATCTGCGTACAACGCTTCATTAGACAGCAATAACGAGCACCATTTTGTTACCGAAAAGCCAGCATGGGATTTATTATACAAATTAATAAAAATTAACCCGATCAAAGCACAGGATGCATTTAGAAAAGCCTGCGGTTTTGACGGATTGATAAACAGTGACGACTATTCGGAACTGCTTGAAATCAGGAAAAAGAAAATAGGACGAAATCTAAGCATTGGCTACAAAGACAAACTCAAAATTGTAAAAGGAGCTTTGCAGTATCTGTATGATGACAAAGGAAGAACCTTTGTGGATTGTGTAAATAACCCTTCGCACGTGGGACATTGCCATCCTGTTGTGGTGAGAAAAATGCAGCATCAAATAGCGACTTTAAACACAAATACAAGATATTTAAATGATGCCATTACCGATTATGCAAAAAAACTGACTGCAACTTTACCAGAAAAACTAAGCGTTTGCTATTTTGTCAATTCTGGTAGCGAGGCCAATGATTTAGCAATTCGCATGAGCCGTCATTTTACCAAACAGAAAGATATTATAGTACTGGATCATGCCTACCACGGAACTTCGACAGTTGCCATGGAGATGAGTCCGTATAAATTTGACAGCAAAGGAGGTTCTGGCCAAATGCCGTGGATTCATAAAGCAATTAATCCAGATTTGTACCGTGGTCCGTACAAATATGGCGATGAAACAGCAGGTGAAAAATATGCCGCAGATGTTCAGCGAATTATTGAAGATCTTAAAAAAGAAGACAAAGCGCCAGCTGTATTTATTTGTGAAACTTTATTGGGAGTAGGAGGCCAGATTCCGTTGCCTCAGAACTATTTAAAAACGGTGTATGAGTATGTTCGAGCAGCTGGAGGCGTTTGCATTGCAGATGAAGTTCAGGTTGGTTTTGGACGAATTGGAGATCATTTCTGGGGATTCGAACTGCAGAATGTGGTTCCGGATATTGTTGTTCTAGGAAAACCAATAGGAAATGGGCATCCGCTTGCAGCGGTAATCGTTACCGAGGAAATTGCAGAAGCTTTCAATAATGGTTTAGAGTACTTTAATACTTTTGGAGGAAACCCTGTTTCTATGGCGACAGGACTGGCCGTTTTAGAAGTAATTGAACAGGAAGAAATGCAGCAGCACGCGCTCGAAACTGGAAATTATTTGATGGAAGGGCTAAAAGAGTTAATGAAGAAACACCCTATTATCAGCGATGTTAGAGGGCACGGACTGTTTATTGGCGCAGAAATGGTAAAAGACAGAACAACGATGGAGCCTGCTATTCCTGAAATAGATATTGTAGTCGAAAAATTAAAAGCAAATGGCTATTTATTAAGCACAGACGGACCTTTGCACAACGTTTTGAAAATAAAGCCGCCAATGCCGTTTAACAAACAAAATGCCGATGAAATGGTAGCATTGCTAGATGTTGCATTAAGCGAATTATAG